The Methanoplanus sp. FWC-SCC4 genome has a window encoding:
- a CDS encoding U32 family peptidase, translating to MTIKKRTELLAPAGSKEALFAAISAGADAVYLSGRKFGARRFAKNFDHDELKEAVRYCHSRGVRVYVTHNTLIHDNEMEDALKELLFFYTIGVDAVLVQDLGLLSAGLKCIPDLELHASTQMTVHNREGLEWSCKKGISRVVLAREVSLDEIYQIHDPKSECLPEIEVFVHGALCYSYSGQCFLSSFLGGRSGNRGMCAQPCRKKYSLLSGFPDNYGRIGRYQRLKTKGQYLLSPRDLCTYPFLKDILAAPVDSLKIEGRMKSPAYVALVVSVYRKAMDKILEGSGSWSASEDDINTLLFAFNRLFTGGYLTGDFGSSLMAQDRPDNRGVYSGSILSYDNKTGRASMKLEGRVKPLAGDGMVVFNKKSSREEGFVLHPPYSVRDGILYFKTSSRLSAGDLVNITRREELSSLAEIICSADGGIYKKIPVHVEFFLEGNVPVVKGRTEIHGKSLSFMIHAGFEMSEAIKKPVTKANLEKIFGKTGGTQFTAGSFSAEYDENLFAPQGLLNNLRREFYTKAQECLINSYIPLEERIKYCSDSVFAMLNNAKMNVSEVSKTNYKPEISFYSDTPESVKGALEGGCTRICYEEDADFSDPSVREKFLCRLSELSEMCKQYDAEFIWKWPHITPQSFLEDAKPMIEKAVSAGISGIMTEGAGAGYAVKKTCPSLKVYGAAGLNIFNSLAFEILDDIFSSVTLSQELSFDEIRTLLDKKSPDNQVETELMVHGAVELMVTENNLTATSLSGFPKKPKGESFAITDEKSRNFPVYVDKSGRTHIYNSVETCLVDLIPDILKTGIDVISIDGRRKGFEYAKKVSGAYKTAVDISVNEDPRLWATLEELKKDLEKISAGGITTGHFREGV from the coding sequence ATGACAATAAAAAAAAGAACAGAACTTCTCGCACCGGCAGGATCCAAAGAAGCTCTCTTTGCCGCAATTTCTGCGGGTGCTGATGCTGTGTACCTCAGCGGCAGGAAATTTGGTGCAAGACGTTTCGCTAAAAATTTTGATCACGACGAACTAAAAGAGGCAGTCCGTTACTGTCATTCGCGTGGTGTCAGGGTATATGTGACCCATAATACCCTCATCCATGACAATGAGATGGAAGATGCCCTAAAAGAGCTTTTATTTTTTTATACAATCGGTGTTGATGCTGTTCTTGTTCAGGATTTGGGATTATTGAGTGCAGGTTTAAAATGCATTCCCGATCTTGAACTTCACGCCTCAACCCAGATGACTGTTCATAACAGGGAAGGTCTGGAATGGTCATGCAAAAAGGGTATTTCCCGTGTCGTTCTTGCCCGTGAGGTTTCACTTGATGAGATATATCAGATACATGATCCAAAGAGCGAATGCCTGCCTGAGATAGAGGTCTTTGTTCATGGTGCGTTATGTTATTCCTATTCCGGACAGTGCTTCCTCTCATCGTTTCTTGGAGGCAGGAGCGGCAACCGCGGGATGTGTGCCCAGCCATGCAGAAAAAAATATTCTCTTTTGTCAGGTTTTCCTGATAATTACGGGCGTATTGGCAGGTATCAAAGATTAAAAACAAAAGGGCAGTATCTGCTCTCACCAAGGGATCTCTGCACGTACCCGTTTTTAAAGGATATTTTAGCAGCCCCCGTTGATTCCTTAAAAATAGAAGGGAGGATGAAATCGCCTGCATATGTTGCACTTGTTGTATCTGTTTACAGAAAGGCGATGGATAAGATACTGGAAGGCAGCGGCAGCTGGTCAGCCTCTGAGGATGATATCAATACCCTGCTGTTTGCGTTCAACCGGCTTTTTACCGGCGGATATCTTACAGGCGATTTTGGGTCCTCTCTGATGGCACAGGACAGGCCTGACAACAGGGGCGTTTATTCCGGCAGCATATTAAGTTACGACAATAAGACCGGAAGAGCTTCCATGAAGCTGGAGGGTCGGGTAAAACCGCTTGCAGGAGACGGGATGGTGGTCTTTAATAAGAAATCATCGCGTGAGGAGGGTTTTGTTCTTCATCCGCCCTATTCCGTAAGAGACGGGATACTGTATTTCAAAACCTCATCCCGGCTAAGCGCAGGAGATTTGGTTAATATCACACGCAGGGAAGAACTTTCTTCTCTTGCTGAAATCATTTGCAGTGCTGATGGAGGAATTTACAAAAAAATACCTGTCCATGTCGAATTTTTCCTTGAAGGAAATGTGCCTGTGGTAAAAGGCAGGACAGAAATACACGGGAAAAGTCTGTCATTTATGATCCATGCCGGGTTTGAAATGTCAGAGGCAATAAAAAAACCTGTAACAAAGGCCAATCTTGAAAAGATATTCGGGAAAACAGGTGGTACACAGTTCACTGCCGGTTCTTTTTCTGCAGAATACGACGAAAACCTCTTTGCACCACAGGGACTGCTGAATAATTTAAGACGGGAGTTTTATACAAAAGCACAAGAGTGCCTGATAAATTCCTATATTCCTTTGGAAGAGAGGATAAAATATTGCAGCGACTCTGTTTTTGCAATGCTGAATAATGCCAAAATGAACGTCTCTGAGGTTTCAAAGACAAATTATAAACCTGAAATTTCATTTTACAGTGACACTCCCGAATCTGTGAAAGGTGCACTGGAGGGAGGATGCACGCGAATCTGTTATGAGGAGGACGCGGATTTCTCAGACCCCTCTGTGCGTGAAAAATTCCTCTGCCGCTTATCTGAGCTGTCAGAAATGTGCAAACAATATGATGCCGAATTTATCTGGAAATGGCCACATATAACCCCTCAGTCTTTTCTGGAGGATGCAAAACCAATGATTGAAAAAGCAGTTTCGGCAGGCATATCGGGAATTATGACTGAAGGTGCGGGAGCGGGATATGCTGTCAAAAAAACATGCCCGTCCTTAAAGGTGTACGGGGCCGCCGGTCTTAACATCTTTAATTCTCTTGCTTTTGAAATTCTGGATGATATTTTTTCATCGGTTACACTCTCGCAGGAGTTGTCCTTTGATGAGATCAGAACGCTTTTGGACAAAAAATCTCCGGATAATCAGGTAGAAACTGAATTGATGGTTCATGGCGCAGTTGAGCTGATGGTGACGGAGAACAATCTTACAGCCACTTCATTATCAGGCTTTCCCAAAAAACCAAAGGGTGAATCCTTTGCCATAACGGATGAGAAGAGCAGAAATTTTCCGGTTTATGTTGACAAATCCGGCCGGACGCATATTTATAATTCAGTTGAAACCTGCCTTGTTGATCTGATCCCTGACATTTTAAAAACGGGCATTGATGTAATTTCAATTGACGGCAGGAGAAAGGGCTTTGAATATGCCAAAAAAGTATCGGGGGCATACAAAACGGCTGTTGATATTTCTGTAAATGAAGATCCAAGGTTGTGGGCAACACTCGAAGAACTCAAAAAAGATCTGGAGAAAATATCTGCCGGCGGGATAACAACAGGACATTTCAGGGAAGGCGTCTGA
- a CDS encoding HEAT repeat domain-containing protein, giving the protein MALFDRKDNKNDTDNISYLISALGSKDWKLRQEAAVGLAQAGKPALIPLLKSLDSDNAMIRSGAAEVLGAYGEIALPTLLKLIVTGKENVRDGAARAIGQNGETALKPLEEALKNKNYKSRRGAALALGYLGYLGPNITGLLVGALEDQNDEVRLQAAKSLENINWKPANRHQAALYYYATDDTDSLAKSGRDAIHILKSGISTGNTARKRKIAQVLSKINEEESLILLVKLLEDEQPEVRQAAAEALGNAGDRRVWQFLVKALDDHISYVRVEAAWSLDRTGWKPSDNDQKAKYLMTKERWAELVQMREAALPVLISSLKDDDNSIRLKSTEVLRAMGNVGYAAINEALKSDDPKLKRAAAHAVAHIKQKNAEAHSQKPKDRPKSPEDEIEEQIKRQKASMAKRDSKSEEFWAAILRKNNVNEERVLRLSKALSDENEIIRSAAVENLKSLGSAGTECILHLLADKKNNVKIAAIEALGDLKVKKAAPYILKLSGDKNENIRMACAHSLGQIKEPKTIPGLIKLFSDNHTGVRKEASHSISEIGSITLPFVKKAFDEADITVRITAIDAVSGIRDPVSISLTVRMLNDSEYDVRISAIKALTNFSEYLFNPLMDEALRVSIRGNFMEKTGMISALSEIEDLRAKEAIAAFASDQDNKIKSLALSAIKSTQETEDPGLHKKLVIQKQEIKEEISEIDRIISGLKSDDNTVQMKAAEQVFMMGNEIIEPLIASLDENNPSFQNIVAEILIGLGDPAIKGLIKALKTGSTAVKIIAAQNLGKIPEDETINALCDVLYSETNPEVRIVAAESLGFTGDKRAVDALIFASADENTKVRASAIRSLGYSGDKKAIPTLIKAFEEDDTYIAKTATDSLKNIGSDATDALVNAIKSGDGAYKLKIAHALDAMAWVPETEEAITYYLIAKRNWNEIERIGTPAIAPLSELTDDSDIDTRLGAVNAIAKIGGTEAIPPLSAAISDISVMVRKKAECALIEIGDPAVPYLEEIVASTNDPTKRTFAMNLIRKIKS; this is encoded by the coding sequence ATGGCCCTTTTTGATCGAAAAGACAATAAAAATGACACAGACAATATCAGCTACCTCATATCAGCTTTAGGCTCAAAAGACTGGAAATTAAGGCAGGAAGCAGCGGTTGGTCTGGCACAGGCAGGAAAACCTGCACTAATTCCTCTCTTAAAATCACTGGACTCAGACAACGCGATGATACGATCCGGTGCCGCAGAAGTCCTTGGCGCTTATGGAGAAATTGCGCTGCCCACACTTTTGAAGCTTATTGTAACCGGCAAGGAAAATGTAAGGGACGGGGCCGCACGTGCTATAGGCCAAAACGGTGAAACTGCTCTAAAGCCGCTTGAAGAGGCACTCAAAAACAAAAACTACAAATCAAGAAGAGGTGCGGCACTTGCACTTGGCTATCTCGGATATCTAGGCCCAAATATTACAGGACTGCTCGTAGGGGCTCTTGAAGATCAAAATGATGAGGTCAGACTTCAGGCAGCAAAATCCCTCGAAAATATCAACTGGAAACCGGCAAACCGCCACCAGGCAGCATTATACTATTATGCAACAGATGACACGGATTCTCTTGCAAAATCCGGACGCGATGCCATCCATATCCTGAAATCAGGTATTTCAACCGGCAACACGGCAAGAAAAAGAAAGATCGCACAGGTTCTCTCAAAGATTAACGAAGAAGAGTCTCTCATTCTGCTTGTAAAACTCCTGGAAGACGAACAGCCCGAAGTCCGTCAGGCCGCAGCCGAGGCACTTGGAAATGCAGGTGACCGGAGAGTCTGGCAGTTTCTTGTAAAAGCGCTTGATGATCACATATCATATGTAAGAGTTGAAGCCGCATGGTCTCTTGACAGAACCGGATGGAAACCCTCAGACAATGATCAAAAGGCCAAATACCTGATGACAAAGGAAAGATGGGCGGAACTTGTTCAGATGCGTGAAGCCGCCCTTCCGGTCCTGATCAGTTCACTTAAAGATGATGATAACAGCATAAGGCTAAAATCAACAGAAGTCCTTCGTGCGATGGGGAATGTGGGATATGCAGCCATCAACGAGGCTCTCAAAAGCGATGATCCAAAACTGAAAAGAGCAGCTGCACATGCTGTTGCACATATTAAACAGAAAAATGCAGAGGCACATTCACAAAAACCAAAAGACAGACCAAAATCTCCCGAAGATGAAATTGAGGAGCAGATTAAACGGCAGAAAGCTTCAATGGCAAAGAGGGATTCAAAATCAGAAGAATTCTGGGCTGCCATTCTCCGAAAAAACAATGTAAACGAAGAGAGAGTTCTCCGTCTTTCAAAAGCACTTTCAGATGAAAACGAAATTATCAGATCTGCTGCAGTAGAAAACCTGAAAAGCCTTGGCAGTGCCGGAACTGAATGTATACTGCATCTCCTGGCGGATAAAAAGAACAATGTAAAAATTGCCGCCATCGAAGCCCTCGGCGACCTTAAAGTCAAAAAAGCTGCACCATACATTCTAAAACTCTCAGGAGACAAAAACGAAAATATCAGAATGGCATGTGCCCATTCACTCGGCCAGATAAAGGAACCAAAAACAATACCTGGTCTGATTAAGCTTTTCTCAGACAATCATACAGGAGTCAGGAAAGAAGCATCTCATTCGATATCAGAGATTGGAAGTATTACACTTCCGTTTGTCAAAAAAGCATTTGATGAAGCTGACATTACAGTCAGAATCACGGCAATTGATGCGGTTTCAGGAATAAGGGACCCGGTTTCAATATCTCTGACAGTAAGAATGCTAAACGACAGTGAGTATGATGTGCGCATATCCGCCATTAAAGCACTGACAAATTTCAGTGAATATCTGTTCAATCCTCTCATGGACGAAGCCCTGAGGGTAAGCATACGGGGCAACTTCATGGAGAAGACTGGTATGATCTCTGCCCTCTCTGAAATTGAAGATTTAAGGGCCAAAGAAGCAATAGCCGCCTTCGCATCAGATCAGGATAACAAAATTAAATCCCTGGCATTGTCCGCAATAAAAAGCACTCAGGAAACAGAGGATCCGGGGCTTCATAAAAAGCTGGTCATACAGAAACAGGAAATCAAAGAAGAAATCTCAGAGATTGACAGAATCATATCCGGCCTGAAGAGTGATGACAATACAGTTCAGATGAAAGCTGCAGAGCAGGTATTCATGATGGGCAATGAAATAATCGAACCTCTCATTGCATCCCTTGATGAAAATAATCCGTCTTTTCAGAATATTGTTGCCGAAATACTGATCGGTCTGGGCGATCCTGCAATAAAGGGGCTGATTAAAGCACTCAAAACAGGAAGTACAGCCGTAAAAATTATTGCCGCACAGAATCTGGGCAAAATTCCGGAAGATGAAACAATAAATGCGTTGTGTGATGTCTTGTATAGTGAAACGAATCCGGAGGTCAGAATTGTTGCCGCAGAATCCCTCGGATTTACGGGAGATAAAAGAGCAGTTGATGCTCTCATATTTGCATCAGCAGATGAAAATACGAAAGTCCGGGCTTCAGCAATCAGGTCTCTTGGATATTCAGGAGACAAAAAAGCCATCCCGACACTTATTAAGGCATTTGAAGAAGATGACACATACATTGCAAAAACGGCAACCGACTCCCTCAAAAATATCGGTTCTGATGCAACAGATGCACTTGTAAATGCAATAAAATCAGGAGACGGGGCATACAAACTTAAAATAGCACATGCGCTTGATGCAATGGCATGGGTCCCGGAAACCGAAGAGGCAATTACATACTACCTTATTGCAAAAAGAAACTGGAATGAAATCGAGAGAATAGGAACACCCGCAATTGCTCCTCTCTCGGAATTAACAGATGACAGTGACATCGACACAAGACTTGGTGCTGTGAACGCAATTGCAAAAATTGGTGGAACTGAAGCAATACCTCCCCTTTCAGCAGCGATATCAGACATATCTGTAATGGTCAGGAAAAAAGCGGAATGTGCCCTGATAGAAATTGGAGACCCGGCAGTCCCTTATCTTGAAGAAATTGTAGCATCAACAAATGATCCTACCAAAAGAACTTTTGCGATGAATCTTATCAGAAAAATAAAAAGCTGA